A window of Paenibacillus antri contains these coding sequences:
- a CDS encoding Lrp/AsnC family transcriptional regulator, which yields MLLDHIDMQILQILTRNSRIQWKELGEQIHMTGQAVGNRIKKLEDNGVIKAYTLIVDEMKLGLNYTAFVIITMKSANHASFIHLLNNRNEVVEAHRISGEGCYHLTIKVASQEQLNHVLNQLLDHGNYSLNLSVQKIKQRSALDATFE from the coding sequence ATGCTACTTGATCACATTGATATGCAGATCCTTCAGATCCTGACTAGAAATTCACGTATTCAATGGAAGGAGTTAGGCGAACAAATTCACATGACGGGGCAAGCCGTAGGGAATCGCATCAAGAAACTTGAGGATAACGGCGTTATCAAGGCGTATACCCTAATTGTTGATGAGATGAAATTAGGGTTAAACTATACGGCATTTGTCATTATTACCATGAAGTCGGCGAACCACGCTTCATTTATTCATCTTCTTAACAATCGGAATGAAGTGGTCGAAGCTCATCGGATTTCGGGGGAAGGTTGTTATCATTTAACGATCAAGGTGGCATCCCAAGAACAATTAAACCATGTTCTTAATCAATTACTCGATCATGGGAACTACAGCTTGAATTTGTCCGTACAGAAAATCAAACAACGTAGTGCACTGGATGCTACCTTTGAATGA